The following are encoded together in the uncultured Sphaerochaeta sp. genome:
- a CDS encoding diguanylate cyclase, whose translation MKTKEQLEQSIPLLDDISRSLFNTIPDPFIVVGEDGTYLEVLGGTERSLYDDGLPLKGKNIYSFMPKAFADFFMDQVHHTLESGMLNSFDYQLETEDVTLTTKNGPGGNQWFEARMYPLEKPYQGQRAVTVMIINITERRNLHKQLRDLSNVDPLTGLYNRRYFLQRVSLHLQEAGKAHILICDIDHFKEINDTHGHLAGDAVLQEFAVRAKEVIKHSKAIARYGGDEFVIAVTNKSDEEAVQIAEELRMRVASEAFFFQDLTLNIHISIGVAQVEGPDLSSSSLISKADIALYKAKESGRNHVCLFTPFMRES comes from the coding sequence ATGAAAACGAAGGAGCAACTAGAACAGAGTATTCCTCTACTTGATGACATCTCAAGGTCGTTGTTCAACACCATTCCAGATCCATTTATTGTCGTGGGTGAGGATGGAACGTATCTTGAAGTACTCGGAGGAACGGAACGCTCTCTCTATGATGATGGACTTCCCCTCAAGGGAAAGAACATCTACTCCTTTATGCCCAAGGCTTTTGCCGACTTTTTCATGGACCAAGTACACCATACCCTGGAATCAGGAATGCTCAACTCCTTCGACTATCAACTGGAAACCGAGGATGTAACCCTAACCACCAAGAATGGACCTGGTGGAAATCAGTGGTTTGAGGCTAGGATGTATCCGTTGGAGAAACCGTATCAAGGACAACGGGCGGTGACAGTGATGATCATCAATATCACTGAAAGAAGGAACCTCCATAAACAACTCAGGGATCTCTCCAATGTAGATCCACTTACCGGTTTGTATAATCGTCGATACTTCCTGCAACGTGTTTCCCTGCATCTGCAGGAAGCGGGGAAAGCCCACATCCTGATCTGTGATATCGACCACTTCAAGGAGATCAATGACACCCACGGTCACCTGGCAGGGGACGCGGTGCTTCAGGAATTTGCAGTCCGTGCCAAAGAGGTTATCAAACACAGCAAGGCAATTGCACGATACGGTGGAGATGAGTTTGTCATCGCGGTGACAAATAAGAGTGATGAGGAGGCGGTGCAAATCGCTGAGGAGCTGAGAATGAGGGTTGCTTCAGAGGCATTCTTCTTCCAGGATCTTACATTGAATATTCATATTTCAATCGGTGTTGCCCAGGTAGAAGGCCCTGATCTGTCTTCCTCCTCCCTGATCAGCAAAGCTGATATTGCCCTATACAAAGCAAAAGAGTCGGGAAGGAACCACGTGTGTCTCTTTACCCCCTTCATGAGGGAATCATAA